The Micromonospora siamensis genome contains the following window.
GTGGCCTCGTCGCTGTCCTCGCGGGCGGCGGCGGTGTCACCGGAGGCGGAGACCGGAGCCTCGGAGTCCTGGTCGGTCTCGGCGTCGGCCGGGGTCGACTTCGGGGTCTCCTCGGCCGGGGCCAGGGCCTCGACCTTGTCCTGCTGCGCGGCCTTGCGGGCGGCGGTCTTCTTGTTCGCCTTGGGCTCGGCGACCTGAAGCTCCTCCACCAGCTCGATGACCGCCATCGGAGCGGCGTCACCCTTGCGCGGGCCGGTCTTCACGATCCGGGTGTAGCCACCGTTGCGGTTGGCGTACCGGGGCGCGATCTGGTCGAACAGGGCGTAGACCACGTCCTTGTCCTTGACGACGCCCGCCACCCGCCGGCGGGACGCGAGGTCGCCGCGCTTGGCCTTGGTGATGAGCTGCTCGGCCAGCGGACGCAGCCGCCGGGCCTTCGTCTCGGTGGTCTGGATCTTGCCGTGCTGGAACAGCGCAGTGGCCAGGTTGGCCAGCATGAGCCGCTCGTGCGCGGGGCTGCCGCCGAGGCGGGGGCCCTTGGTGGGCGTGGGCATTGTTGGTGCTCCTCAGATGTGGCGGCAGCCGGGGTTAGAGCTGCTCGGTCTCGCGGTAGTCGTCGGTGTCGTAGTCGGCCTCACCGAAGGCGTCCACGACGTGCGCCGGGTCGAAGTTCGGAGCCGAGTCCTTCAGACCCAGACCCATCCCGGCGAGCTTCATCTTGACCTCGTCGATCGACTTCTGCCCGAAGTTCCGGATGTCGAGGAGGTCGGCCTCGGTACGCCCGATGAGCTCACCAACGGAGTTGATGCCCTCGCGCTTGAGGCAGTTGTAGGAGCGGACGGTGAGGTCCAGCTCCTCGATCGGCAGGGCCAGGTCCGCCGCGAGCTGGGCGTCCTGCGGGGACGGCCCGATGTCGATGCCCTCGGCGGTCTCGTCCAGCTCCCGGGCCAGCCCGAAGAGCTCCACCAGCGTCGAACCGGCGGAGGCCAGCGCGGTACGCGGGCCCATCGACGGCTTGGTCTCGACGTCGATGATCAGCCGGTCGAAGTCGGTACGCTGCTCGACACGAGTCGCCTCGACCCGGTAGGTCACCTTCAGCACCGGCGAGTAGATCGAGTCGACCGGGATCCGGCCGATCTCGGCACCCGCCTGCTTGTTCTGCGCCGCCGTGACGTAGCCACGACCCCGCTCGACGGTCAGCTCCATGTCGAGCCGGCCCTTGCCGTTGAGGGTGGCGAGCTTCAGGTCCGGGTTGTGCACCGAGACACCGGCCGGAGGCTGGATGTCACCGGCGGTCACGTCGCCCGGGCCCTGCTTGCGCAGGTACATGCTGACCGGCTCGTCGTGCTCGGAGCTGACGCACAGCTCCTTGATGTTCATGACGAGCTCGACCACGTCCTCCTTGACCCCGGGGATCGTGGTGAACTCGTGCAGCACACCGTCGATCTTGATCGAGGTGACCGCCGCGCCCGGGATGGACGACAGCAGCGTGCGCCGCAGCGAGTTGCCGAGGGTGTAGCCGAAGCCCGGCTCCAGCGGCTCGATGGTGAACCGGGAGCGGGTCTCGTTGATCGACTCTTCGGAGAGAGACGGTCGCTGGCTGATGAGCATTTCTTCTCTTCTCTTCCGGGGCGCCCGCTATTTGACGCCCACCACACAAACTGTTCCGGTGGCCCGCCCCGGTGAGGGCGGGCCACCGCAACGAGCCCTTACTTGGAGTAGAGCTCGACGATCAGCTGCTCCTGGACCTGGGTGTCGATCACCTGGCGGGCCGGGAGCGAGTGCACGAGAACCTTCATCTGGCTGGGGATCGCCTCGAGCCACGCCGGGACGGTCTTCGAGCCGGCCTGGGCCTGCGCGACGATGAACGGGGTGAGCTCCTTGCTCTTGCCCCGGACCTCGATGATGTCGTGCTCCTTCACCCGGAACGACGGGATGTCGACCTTCTTGCCGTTCACGGTGAAGTGGCCGTGCTTGACCAGCTGGCGGGCCATGTCCCGGGACTGGGCGTAGCCGGCCCGGTAGACCACGTTGTCCAGCCGCGACTCGAGGATCTGGAGCAGAACCTCACCGGTCTTGGCCTTCTTGCCGACGGCCTCTTCGTAGTAGCCGCGGAACTGCTTCTCCAGCACGCCGTAGACACGACGGGCCTTCTGCTTCTCACGGAGCTGGAGCAGGTACTCCGTCTCCTTGGTGCGGCCGCGGCCGTGCTGCCCGGGCGGGAACGGCCGGGACTCGAACGGGCACTTCGGACCATCGCACTTGCTGCCCTTGAGGAACAGCTTCATCTTCTCCCGCCGGCAACGGCGGCAGTCAGCACCGGTGTAACGAGCCATCTCTCTCTACCTCTCAGACCCGACGACGCTTGGGCGGACGGCATCCGTTGTGCGGCTGCGGCGTGACGTCGGAGATCTGCCCGACCTCGAGGCCGGCGGCCTGCAGCGAACGGATGGCGGTCTCCCGGCCGGAGCCGGGGCCCTTGACGAACACGTCGACCTTGCGCATGCCGTGCTCCATGGCCCGACGCGCGGCGGCCTCGGCGGCCAGCTGCGCGGCGAACGGAGTCGACTTGCGGGAGCCCTTGAAGCCCACCTGGCCGGAGGAGGCCCAGGAGATGACAGCACCGGTCGGGTCGGTGATCGACACGATGGTGTTGTTGAAGGTGCTCTTGATGTGCGCCTGCCCGTGGGCGACGTTCTTGCGTTCCTTGCGCCGGACCTTCTTGACAGCGGCTCCGGCACGAGCCTTCGGTGGCATAAGTCTGTGCGCTCCTAGTTACTTCTTGCCGGGCTTCTTCTTGCCGGCCACGGTCCGCTTCGGGCCCTTCCGGGTACGCGCGTTGGTCTTGGTGCGCTGACCACGCACGGGCAGACCACGGCGGTGCCGGATACCGGCGTAGCAGCCGATCTCGACCTTGCGGCGGATGTCAGCGGCGACCTCGCGGCGCAGGTCGCCTTCAACCTTGTAGTTGCCCTCGATGTGGTTCCGGAGCTCGACGAGCTCCTCGTCCGTGAGGTCCCGGACTCGCTTGTCCGGCGAGATGCCGGTCGCGGCGAGCGTCTCCAGGGCGCGGGTGCGGCCCACGCCGAAGATGTAGGTGAGCGCGATCTCCATCCGCTTTTCGCGGGGGAGGTCGACGCCGACTAGACGTGCCATGTGCGGGCGTACTCCTCGTGATGTTGTGGCGGAGGTCTGGACCCGACCCATCCCGCTACCGACCGTCCCGTCCTTCCGACGCCTGTGGCGCCGGCGACCGGGAGTGGTCGTTGCCCGAGCGGGCCCCGGCCTCCGACCGGGGGTCAACCACGAGGGGGTACGCGCTGCGTACCGCTCGCGGCTGGGACGAGCTTGGTGATGTGTGCTGGACCTGCGGCCCGGACCGATCCAACCGGCCGTGTGTCACGACCGGTGCGACTGGTTCAGCCCTGGCGCTGCTTGTGGCGCGGGTCGGTGCAGATGACCATGACCCGGCCGTGCCGGCGAATGACCCGGCACTTGTTGCAGATCCTCTTGACGCTCGGCTTGACCTTCACGGTTGCCTTACTTCCCATCTGGCCCGGAGGCACGATCACGCGCGACGCCGGACGTCGAAGACGGACACGGGGACGTCCCGGCCGCCGTCAGGACTACTTGTAGCGGTAGACGATGCGCCCGCGGGTCAGGTCGTACGGCGAGAGTTCGACGACGACACGGTCCTCCGGCAGGATGCGGATGTAGTGCTGCCGCATCTTGCCGCTGATGTGAGCCAGCACCTTGTGACCGTTCGCGAGCTCCACCCGGAACATGGCGTTCGGCAGGGGCTCGATGACCCGACCCTCGATCTCGATGGCTCCGTCTTTTTTCGGCATGTCCTCCGCTGTCCTGACGTCGGTTGCTCCGGACGGCTCACAACGTCTTACACGGGCGACCTGACCAAGATCAGGCAACCCGCGCCAGCCGCGGCTCCAGCTCCCACCGAAGCGCAGGGTGGGCATGCCGGAGTGGACGCTGTGCGCCGATCTGAAAGTGTACGCCCGCCCGTCCGCCGTCGCCAAACCGGCCACCCGGCCTGTCACCCGCCGGAGCGAACCGGACACCCGTCGGGCCCGCCGCGGCCGGATTCCCCGGGGCCGCCGCGGTCGGTGTGCCCGGCTCCGCCGGGCCCGCCGCGGTCAGTGTCCCCGGCCCCGCCGGGCCTGCCGCCGTCGGCGCCGTTCCGCGCGGCGCGCCACCACCCGTGCCGGTTCCCCGGTGGCCAGCCCGCCCGCGGTCCGGAACAGCAGCACCGCTCCCCACGGCCCGAGCACCCAGGCCGGCCAGTAGCCGTCGATGTCCCGGTCACCGAGCGACGAGAGCAGCCAGATCGCGGTCAGGATGGCGGCGACCCGCAACCAGGGCGACCACTCCTCCAGCAGCCACTGGCCAGCGCCGCCGGTCACCGGTCCGCCGCCGGGCGTGACCGGGGCCATCCGACTCGGCGGCTCCGGCGTGACCGACGCCACCGGGTACGCCCCCTCGGACCCGACCACCGCGCCGGACCGTTCCCCGCCGGGCTGAGCCGGGACAGGCCCGGATCGCCCCGTCACCGCCGGCCCCGGAAGATCCGCCAGCACGCCGTCGAGTTCGCCGTAGGTCTTCGCCGCGTACGCCCGCTGCAGGCGCTCGTCGTACTCGTGCAGGTCGAGCCGGCCCTCCTCCAGCGCCACCCGGAGCCGATCCGCCGTCTCCTGCCGGTCAGCGTCAGCCGCCCGCATCCCGTCCCGCGCGTCCATGCCGCCCAGCATGCCACCGGAGCGCCACCCGGGGCCCGCCGAGACGGCAGGGCCACCGCCAGATCTGCCCGTCGCGCCGAGGGTCACCGACCCGAGGCCCGCGGTGTCCCCGGAGTCGGTTTCCCCGATGGGACGGGGTGGATGGGTCAGATCGCCGGGGAACCGACGGGCTGGCGGGCGGTGACGAGATCACCGAGCCGGCCCCGGCCGCCGTCGAACGCGGTCAGCACCCACACGCCGTCGTCCAGCAGCGCCATCGAGTGCTCCACGTGCACGGCCATCGAGCGGTCGCGGGTGATCACCGTCCAGCCGTCGGAGAGCTCGACGGTGCGCGGCGAACCCATCGTGATCATCGGCTCGATCGCCAGCGCCAGGCCGGGCACCAACCGGGGGCCGCGACCCGGGCGGCCGTGGTTGAGCACGTGCGGGTCCTGATGCATCTCGGTGCCGATGCCGTGCCCGCCGTAGCCGTCGACGATGCCGTACCGGCCACCGCGCCGGACGGCCTTCTCCACCGCGTGCGAGATGTCCGTCAGCCGGCCCCGGCCGTTCGCGGCGCCCCGAGCGGCGGCGGCGATCCCGGCCCACATCGCGTCCTCGGCCACCGCGGTCATCTTCAGCAACGCCGGGTCGACCTCGCCCACCCCGACGGTGATGGCCGCGTCGCCGTGCCAGCCGTCGAGGATCGCCCCGCAGTCGATCGAGATCAGGTCGCCGTCGCGGAGCACCTGGTCGGCAGCCGGGATGGCGTGCACCACCTGCTCGTTGACCGACGAGCAGATCGACGCCGGGAAGCCGTGGTAGCCCTTGAAGGAGGGTACGGCCCCGGCCTCGCGGATCGTCGACTCGGCGATCGCGTCCAGGTCGGCGGTGCTGACGCCCGGGGCCACCGCCTCCCGCATCCGGCGCAGCGCCTCGGCGACCACCAGGCCGGCGGCGCGCATCTTCTCGATCTGGTCCGGGGTCTTCAGCTGGATGTCCAGCTGGTGACGACGCATGGAGGCGTTACCTTTCGTTGCGCGGAACAGCGGGGCACGTCTCGCGTACCCCGCTGTTCGCACTCTATCCGCCGGCGGACCGGCGGTACGTCAGCCGCCGTACGAGCGGAGGGCGTCGATGGCGCGGACGGTGACGTCCTCCACCGGGCCGGTGGCGTCGATGCCCACCAGCTTGCCCTGGGCGCCGTAGTAGTCCACCAGCGGCGCGGTCTTCTCGGCGTACTCGCGGAGCCGGGCCGCGATGGTCTCCGGCTTGTCGTCGTCGCGCTGGAACAGCTCGGCGCCGCAGCGGTCGCAGATCCCGTCCCGGGTGGTGGCGTCGAACTCGACGTGCCAGATCTTGCCGCAGCCCCGGCAGGTACGCCGGCCGGCGAGCCGCCTGATCACCTCGTCGTCGTCGACGACCAGCTCCAGCACCAGGTCCATCGCGGTGCCCAGGTCGGCGAGGAGCTTGTCCAGCGCGGCTGCCTGCGGAGTGGTCCGCGGGAAACCGTCGAGCAGGAAGCCCTCGGCGGCGTCCGGCTCGGCGAGCCGATCCCGGACCATGTTGATGGTCACCTCGTCCGGAACCAGCTTGCCGGCGTCCATGTACCGCTTGGCTTCGACGCCCAGCGGCGTGCCCTGCGAGACGTTCGCCCGGAAGATGTCACCGGTCGAGATCTTCGGCACCGAGAGGTGGGCGGCGATGAACTCCGCCTGTGTGCCCTTGCCCGCGCCCGGCGGGCCAACCAGAACGAGTCGCATCTACCGCAGGAACCCTTCGTAGTTCCGCTGCATGAGTTGGCTCTCGATCTGCTTCACGGTCTCCAGACCGACGCCGACCATGATGAGCACAGCGGTGCCGCCGAACGGGAAGTTCTGGAACTGCTGGTTGTTCAGCCAGATGAAGAAGAAGTTCGGCAGGACCGCGACGATGCCCAGGTAGAGCGCACCCGGCAGGGTGATCCGGCTGAGGATGAAGTCGAGGTATTCGGCCGTCGGCTTGCCCGGGCGGATACCCGGCACGAAGCCGCCGTACTTCTTCATGTTGTCCGCGACCTCGGTCGGGTTGAACGTGATCGACACGTAGAAGTACGTGAAGAAGATGATCAGCAGGAAGTAGATCGCGATGTGCAGCGGGCTGGCCGGCGCGACGATGTTGTTCTGGATCCAGGCCTGGGTCTTGCCCGGGTTGTTCTGGTCGAAGAACTGCAGCGCCAGCTGCGGCAGGTAGAGCAGCGACGAGGCGAAGATGACCGGGATGACACCGGCCTGGTTCACCTTCAGCGGGATGTAGGTGGAGGTGCCGCCGTACATCCGCCGGCCGATCATCCGCTTGGCGTACTGCACCGGGATCCGGCGCTGCGCCTGCTCGATGAAGGTGACCGCGGTGATGACCAGCAGGACCAGCGCGAGCACCAGGAAGAACTTGGGCCAGCCCTGCTGGGTCTTGATCTTCCAGCCCTCGCTGGGGAGGCGGGCCGCGATCGAGGTGAAGATCAGCACGGACATGCCGTTGCCGACGCCGCGGTCGGTGATCAGCTCACCGAGCCACATCACCACACCGGTGCCGGCGGTCATCGTCATGACCAGGATGGTCAGCGTCAGCCAGTCCGGGATGCCGGTCCCCTCGGGGATGATCGGGAACTGGTCGCACCTGTTCTGGAAGAGCTGCCCGGAGCGGGCCAGCGCCACGAACGCCGACGACTGGAGGATGCCCAGGCCCAGCGTCAGGTAGCGGGTGTACTGCGTGATCTTGGCCTGACCGGCCTGACCCTCCTTGCGGAGCTGCTCCAGCCGTGGGATGACCACGGTCAGCAGCTGCAGGATGATCGACGCGGTGATGTACGGCATGATGCCCAGCGCGAAGACCGACAGCTGGAGCAACGCTCCACCCGAGAAGAGGTCGAGCAGGCTCAGCACCCCGGTGGTGTCACCCTGGATGCTGTCGAGGCACTTCTGCACGTTCGCGTACGAGACGCCGGGGCTGGGGAGCGTGGCACCCAGCCGGTAGACCGCGATGATGCCTACTGTGAACAGCAGCTTCTTGCGCAGGTCAGGCGTACGGAACGCACTGAGAAAGGCGGACAGCAACTTCTTCCTCCTGCGCGAGGCGGGCCGCCGGTGAACCCTGGCGGGGCGGGGTTGGTGCCGGGCGAGTGCCCGATATCCATAGCTGGGATGGGACTCTAACAGCCTCATCCCGGTCCGGGCAGGTGTGCCCGGCTACATAAACCGGATCCGATGTTACCCGGCGCACACGCACCGGGTGAGACCACGGCGCCCGCCCAGTTGCGACAACTGAGCGGGCGCCGTGTTTCTGCCTTACAGCTCGGTGACGGAGCCACCGGCGGCGGTGATCTTCTCCTTGGCCGACGCGCTGAACGCGTGCGCCGACACCTGGAGCGCCACACCACCGAGGTCGCCGGTGCCGAGCACCTTGACCGGCTGGCCCTTGCGGACCGCACCGGCCTCGACCATCTCGATCGGGCCGACCTGGCCGCCGTTCGGGAAGAGCTCGGCGAGCCGGTCCAGGTTGACCACCTGGAAGACGACCTTGAACTTGTTCTTGAAGCCCTTCATCTTCGGCAGGCGCATGTGGATGGGCATCTGCCCACCCTCGAACGCCGCCGAGATGTTCTTGCGGGCCTTGGAACCCTTGGTACCGCGACCGGCGGTCTTGCCCTTGGAGCCCTCACCGCGACCCACCCGGGTCTTCGCGGTC
Protein-coding sequences here:
- the rplO gene encoding 50S ribosomal protein L15 gives rise to the protein MTIKVHHLRPAPGAKTAKTRVGRGEGSKGKTAGRGTKGSKARKNISAAFEGGQMPIHMRLPKMKGFKNKFKVVFQVVNLDRLAELFPNGGQVGPIEMVEAGAVRKGQPVKVLGTGDLGGVALQVSAHAFSASAKEKITAAGGSVTEL
- the map gene encoding type I methionyl aminopeptidase, with the protein product MRRHQLDIQLKTPDQIEKMRAAGLVVAEALRRMREAVAPGVSTADLDAIAESTIREAGAVPSFKGYHGFPASICSSVNEQVVHAIPAADQVLRDGDLISIDCGAILDGWHGDAAITVGVGEVDPALLKMTAVAEDAMWAGIAAAARGAANGRGRLTDISHAVEKAVRRGGRYGIVDGYGGHGIGTEMHQDPHVLNHGRPGRGPRLVPGLALAIEPMITMGSPRTVELSDGWTVITRDRSMAVHVEHSMALLDDGVWVLTAFDGGRGRLGDLVTARQPVGSPAI
- the rpsK gene encoding 30S ribosomal protein S11, producing MPPKARAGAAVKKVRRKERKNVAHGQAHIKSTFNNTIVSITDPTGAVISWASSGQVGFKGSRKSTPFAAQLAAEAAARRAMEHGMRKVDVFVKGPGSGRETAIRSLQAAGLEVGQISDVTPQPHNGCRPPKRRRV
- a CDS encoding DNA-directed RNA polymerase subunit alpha; the protein is MLISQRPSLSEESINETRSRFTIEPLEPGFGYTLGNSLRRTLLSSIPGAAVTSIKIDGVLHEFTTIPGVKEDVVELVMNIKELCVSSEHDEPVSMYLRKQGPGDVTAGDIQPPAGVSVHNPDLKLATLNGKGRLDMELTVERGRGYVTAAQNKQAGAEIGRIPVDSIYSPVLKVTYRVEATRVEQRTDFDRLIIDVETKPSMGPRTALASAGSTLVELFGLARELDETAEGIDIGPSPQDAQLAADLALPIEELDLTVRSYNCLKREGINSVGELIGRTEADLLDIRNFGQKSIDEVKMKLAGMGLGLKDSAPNFDPAHVVDAFGEADYDTDDYRETEQL
- the rpmJ gene encoding 50S ribosomal protein L36, which gives rise to MKVKPSVKRICNKCRVIRRHGRVMVICTDPRHKQRQG
- the secY gene encoding preprotein translocase subunit SecY, with product MLSAFLSAFRTPDLRKKLLFTVGIIAVYRLGATLPSPGVSYANVQKCLDSIQGDTTGVLSLLDLFSGGALLQLSVFALGIMPYITASIILQLLTVVIPRLEQLRKEGQAGQAKITQYTRYLTLGLGILQSSAFVALARSGQLFQNRCDQFPIIPEGTGIPDWLTLTILVMTMTAGTGVVMWLGELITDRGVGNGMSVLIFTSIAARLPSEGWKIKTQQGWPKFFLVLALVLLVITAVTFIEQAQRRIPVQYAKRMIGRRMYGGTSTYIPLKVNQAGVIPVIFASSLLYLPQLALQFFDQNNPGKTQAWIQNNIVAPASPLHIAIYFLLIIFFTYFYVSITFNPTEVADNMKKYGGFVPGIRPGKPTAEYLDFILSRITLPGALYLGIVAVLPNFFFIWLNNQQFQNFPFGGTAVLIMVGVGLETVKQIESQLMQRNYEGFLR
- the rplQ gene encoding 50S ribosomal protein L17, which codes for MPTPTKGPRLGGSPAHERLMLANLATALFQHGKIQTTETKARRLRPLAEQLITKAKRGDLASRRRVAGVVKDKDVVYALFDQIAPRYANRNGGYTRIVKTGPRKGDAAPMAVIELVEELQVAEPKANKKTAARKAAQQDKVEALAPAEETPKSTPADAETDQDSEAPVSASGDTAAAREDSDEATENENKA
- the rpsM gene encoding 30S ribosomal protein S13, which translates into the protein MARLVGVDLPREKRMEIALTYIFGVGRTRALETLAATGISPDKRVRDLTDEELVELRNHIEGNYKVEGDLRREVAADIRRKVEIGCYAGIRHRRGLPVRGQRTKTNARTRKGPKRTVAGKKKPGKK
- a CDS encoding adenylate kinase, whose amino-acid sequence is MRLVLVGPPGAGKGTQAEFIAAHLSVPKISTGDIFRANVSQGTPLGVEAKRYMDAGKLVPDEVTINMVRDRLAEPDAAEGFLLDGFPRTTPQAAALDKLLADLGTAMDLVLELVVDDDEVIRRLAGRRTCRGCGKIWHVEFDATTRDGICDRCGAELFQRDDDKPETIAARLREYAEKTAPLVDYYGAQGKLVGIDATGPVEDVTVRAIDALRSYGG
- the infA gene encoding translation initiation factor IF-1 codes for the protein MPKKDGAIEIEGRVIEPLPNAMFRVELANGHKVLAHISGKMRQHYIRILPEDRVVVELSPYDLTRGRIVYRYK
- a CDS encoding DUF1707 SHOCT-like domain-containing protein; this translates as MDARDGMRAADADRQETADRLRVALEEGRLDLHEYDERLQRAYAAKTYGELDGVLADLPGPAVTGRSGPVPAQPGGERSGAVVGSEGAYPVASVTPEPPSRMAPVTPGGGPVTGGAGQWLLEEWSPWLRVAAILTAIWLLSSLGDRDIDGYWPAWVLGPWGAVLLFRTAGGLATGEPARVVARRAERRRRRQARRGRGH
- the rpsD gene encoding 30S ribosomal protein S4 — its product is MARYTGADCRRCRREKMKLFLKGSKCDGPKCPFESRPFPPGQHGRGRTKETEYLLQLREKQKARRVYGVLEKQFRGYYEEAVGKKAKTGEVLLQILESRLDNVVYRAGYAQSRDMARQLVKHGHFTVNGKKVDIPSFRVKEHDIIEVRGKSKELTPFIVAQAQAGSKTVPAWLEAIPSQMKVLVHSLPARQVIDTQVQEQLIVELYSK